One stretch of Arachis duranensis cultivar V14167 chromosome 1, aradu.V14167.gnm2.J7QH, whole genome shotgun sequence DNA includes these proteins:
- the LOC107489858 gene encoding F-box protein At1g67340-like: MRRPQHHPLRCCMQKNRTDKNIHHHPPMGGLPDDLVIFILSKLSSSVTSPSDFINVLLTCKRLNRLALDRLVLSKLGARAFAVKPKNWSDSTDRFLRRCVTAGNVEACYTLGMVSLHPPQHSNKS; the protein is encoded by the exons ATGAGAAGGCCACAGCATCATCCACTAAGATGTTGTATGCAGAAAAACCGCACCGACAAAAACATCCACCACCACCCCCCCATGGGAGGGTTACCAGACGATCTCGTCATCTTCATCCTTTCTAAACTTAGTTCCTCGGTTACTTCTCCTTCGGATTTCATCAACGTTCTCTTGAC ATGCAAAAGATTGAACCGGTTAGCTCTCGATCGACTCGTGTTATCGAAACTCGGCGCCAGGGCCTTCGCTGTGAAACCAAAAAACTGGTCAGATTCCACTGACCGCTTCCTTCGCCGCTGCGTTACCGCCGGCAACGTCGAAGCCTGCTACACTCTCGGAATGGTAAGTCTCCACCCGCCTCAACATTCTAATAAGTCATGA
- the LOC107489850 gene encoding F-box protein At5g50450-like, with product MAKAAMNSHAPALYSLAVIQFNGSGASKNDKDLRAGVALCTRASLLGHIDSLRELGYCLQDGYGARKNVAEGRRLLVEAHARELALVIREVTRSTTPSNSSMLTWLTRRLRNLACHSGSFLPLLEGYGGYSVAVQPVNWFMREWFESGRGRLGEGLRLCAHVGCGRPETRPHEFRRCSVCGKVNYCSRGCQALDWKLRHKTECSEFLPWVVVVENDGVGGVAAVVGGGNGDVVA from the coding sequence atggcgaaggcggcgatGAATTCTCATGCGCCGGCGCTTTACTCGCTGGCGGTGATACAGTTCAACGGCAGCGGCGCCTCAAAGAATGACAAGGATCTCCGCGCCGGCGTGGCGCTATGCACGCGTGCTTCGCTTCTCGGCCACATCGACTCGCTCCGGGAGTTAGGCTACTGCCTCCAAGACGGTTACGGTGCGCGCAAGAACGTGGCCGAGGGGCGTCGGTTGCTGGTGGAAGCCCACGCGCGTGAGCTAGCGTTAGTCATACGCGAGGTCACTCGGTCCACCACCCCCTCAAACTCCTCTATGCTGACGTGGCTAACTCGACGGTTACGCAATCTTGCGTGCCATTCAGGGTCGTTTCTTCCGTTACTGGAGGGTTACGGTGGTTACAGCGTAGCTGTTCAACCGGTGAATTGGTTTATGAGGGAGTGGTTTGAGTCCGGTAGAGGGAGGTTGGGTGAGGGGCTGAGGTTGTGCGCGCACGTTGGCTGCGGGCGGCCGGagacgcggccgcatgagttCCGGCGCTGTTCGGTTTGCGGGAAGGTGAACTACTGCTCACGGGGGTGCCAGGCGCTTGATTGGAAGCTGCGGCACAAGACGGAGTGCTCCGAGTTTTTACCGTGGGTGGTGGTGGTAGAGAACGACGGTGTTGGTGGTGTTGCTGCAGTTGTTGGCGGAGGTAACGGTGACGTAGTGGCCTAG